The Magnolia sinica isolate HGM2019 chromosome 9, MsV1, whole genome shotgun sequence genome contains a region encoding:
- the LOC131255174 gene encoding receptor-like protein 7 has product MALPFSSKNPSFLIVFFLSSLLFLNTQQCNHHHFSALLDLKNGFYFPPLPSWNSNNSDCCSWEGITCDGPTGHVISLDLSGLRIRGRIDFESLFRLRSLRRLNLAYNDFDGSPIPSGFEQLTSLTHLNLSQLSFYGQIPLEISRLITLVSLDLSFNLYYNGSSFKFLKLENPSIGAVVQNLSNLRELYLDWVHILLQGQTLDLPLPNLRKLSLIDCLLSGSIFSSLSQLHFLSELDLTRNNFSSAVPNFIGNLSSLTSLLLADCGLHGRFPESVFQLPNLQIIDISFNPLVAINLPEFPQNNTLQQLILRYTGFSGKLPDSLSNLKFLTHLRVTYCNLSGSLPSSLWNLTKLQYLSLSSNKLSSPIPSSYGNGLLNLKVINLGNNLLNGTIPSSLLSLPSLQRLDLSGNQLSGQLGEFHNASSSQLEILYLGNNKLQWMIPRFIFQLTNLQELYVPSNNFSGVVELGLFQNLKKLSSLDLSDNNLSVQYGSDNSTFVSIPQFQSLLLRSCNISTFPNFLRNQEWLRELDLSNNKISGEIPKWIWEVGNEPLISLNLSHNVLQGFQGIEPSSHLLLSPLQFLDLSSNKLEGLLPIPLPSIFFFSVSNNSLGGEIP; this is encoded by the coding sequence ATGGCTCTCCCCTTTTCTTCTAAAAACCCATCATTTCTCATTGTCTTCTTTTTAtcatctcttctctttctcaaTACCCAACAATGCAACCATCACCACTTCTCTGCTTTGCTCGACTTAAAGAATGGCTTTTACTTCCCTCCTCTCCCCTCTTGGAATTCAAACAACTCCGATTGCTGCTCTTGGGAAGGCATCACGTGTGATGGACCCACTGGTCACGTGATCAGCCTCGACCTCAGTGGCCTTCGGATCAGGGGTCGGATTGATTTTGAAAGCCTCTTTCGTCTTCGGAGCCTGCGAAGGCTCAACCTCGCTTACAATGATTTTGATGGCTCTCCAATCCCATCTGGGTTTGAACAGCTCACCAgtttgacccatctcaacctctctcAGTTATCCTTTTATGGCCAAATCCCACTGGAAATCTCCCGCTTGATCACTTTGGTTTCTCTCGATCTTTCTTTCAATCTATATTACAATGGTTCATCCTTCAAATTCctgaaactcgaaaacccaagcaTTGGAGCAGTcgtccaaaacctgtccaatctgAGGGAACTCTATCTGGACTGGGTACACATCTTACTGCAGGGCCAGACCTTAGATTTGCCACTCCCTAATCTCCGCAAGTTGAGCTTAATAGATTGTCTTCTTTCAGGCtccatcttttcttccctttcacagctccatttcttatctgaacttgACCTCACTCGAAACAACTTCTCCTCTGCAGTCCCCAATTTCATCGGGAACTTATCCTCCTTAACATCCCTGCTCCTTGCAGACTGTGGATTGCATGGAAGATTCCCTGAGAGTGTTTTCCAGCTGCCAAATCTACAAATCATCGACATATCATtcaatccacttgtagctatcaatttGCCAGAGTTCCCTCAAAACAACACTCTACAGCAATTGATCCTACGGTACACTGGATTTTCAGGAAAGTTACCAGATTCTCTCAGTAATCTCAAATTCTTGACTCATTTACGCGTCACCTATTGCAACTTGTCAGGATCATTACCATCCTCACTTTGGAACCTTACCAAACTGCAATATCTGTCTCTTTCATCCAATAAATTGAGCAGCCCAATTCCTTCTTCATATGGAAACGGGCTTCTGAATCTCAAAGTGATCAACTTAGGGAATAATTTGCTTAATGggaccattccatcatcattgcTTTCACTCCCATCATTACAAAGGTTGGATCTCTCAGGTAACCAACTTAGTGGTCAACTTGGTGAGTTTCACAACGCCTCTTCTTCACAGCTGGAGATCCTCTATTTGGGTAACAATAAATTGCAATGGATGATACCCAGATTTATCTTTCAACTTACCAACCTTCAAGAACTTTACGTTCCTTCCAATAATTTCAGTGGTGTTGTAGAGCTAGGCTTATTTCAAAACCTCAAAAAACTTTCCTCTCTGGATCTTTCAGATAACAACTTGTCAGTCCAATATGGCAGTGATAATTCCACATTTGTTTCCATCCCCCAGTTTCAATCTTTGTTGTTACGTTCTTGCAACATCAGCACATTTCCAAATTTCTTGAGAAATCAAGAGTGGTTGAGGGAATTGGACCTTTCCAACAATAAAATTAGTGGTGAAATACCTAAATGGATATGGGAGGTTGGCAATGAGCCTTTAATCTCTTTAAATCTTTCTCACAATGTTCTACAGGGATTCCAGGGAATAGAACCATCTTCCCATCTTTTGTTGAGTCCCTTGCAATTCCTTGACCTTAGCTCCAACAAGCTAGAAGGCTTACTTCCTATCCCACTCCCTtccatctttttcttttcagtttcaaACAATAGCCTTGGTGGTGAAATCCCTTGA
- the LOC131255175 gene encoding receptor-like protein 35 codes for MLELLNLGNNQIHDTFPLWLGALSQLRVLVLRSNQFHGTIGHPLTNHHFLLLQIFDLSFNSFEGNLPSNMFKSWKAMMEEDKSQSLVLGKMINRSSIYYQNKVSVVSKGLMMEVVKILTAFTVVDLSENKFHGDIPESIGDLKSLLVLTMSNNDLTGGIPTSLQNLRDLESLDLSQNKLSGEIPWQLTDLTFLAVLNLSQNFLVGKIPQSRQFLTFNSESFKENSGLCGPPLSKKCEDAESAPPSPLSTLQSERKYDWELMWIGFGVGHGVRKRLSSFSNSDRQTMVGTMATKPNPTFEFSKRRPVSKL; via the exons ATGTTGGAGTTATTAAACCTCGGAAACAATCAAATACATGACACCTTCCCTTTATGGTTGGGAGCTTTGTCCCAGTTGCGTGTTCTTgtcttgagatccaaccaatttcaTGGCACCATTGGGCATCCTCTAACAAATCACCATTTCCTTCTGTTACAAATTTTCGACCTCTCTTTCAATAGCTTTGAGGGTAATTTGCCATCAAATATGTTCAAGAGCtggaaggcaatgatggaagaggACAAATCCCAATCTTTGGTCCTTGGCAAAATGATAAACAGAAGTTCCATATACTATCAAAACAAAGTGTCCGTAGTCAGCAAAGGGCTAATGATGGAAGTGGTAAAGATCCTTACTGCCTTCACTGTAGTGGATCTCTCGGAGAACAAATTTCATGGGGATATCCCGGAATCAATTGGGGATCTAAAGTCACTCCTTGTGCTCACTATGTCCAACAATGATTTAACCGGcggaattccaacatcacttcaGAATCTAAGGGATTTAGAGTCATTAGATCTCTCGCAAAATAAATTGTCTGGAGAGATCCCTTGGCAGCTAACAGATCTAACATTCCTTGCAGTGTTGAATCTCTCACAAAATTTCCTCGTGGGAAAAATACCACAAAGCCGGCAATTTCTTACATTTAACAGCGAATCATTCAAAGAGAACTCAGGATTGTGTGGACCTCCACTATCAAAGAAATGCGAAGATGCAGAGAGTGCACCACCGTCCCCTCTGTCAACATTACAATCTGAAAGGAAATATGATTGGGAATTAATGTGGATAGGATTTGGAGTTGGACACGGA GTACGAAAACGTCTGTCTTCCTTCAGCAACTCAGATCGACAGACCATGGTTGGGACAATGGCAACAAAGCCAAATCCAACATTTGAGTTTTCAAAGAGAAGGCCAGTCTCCAAGCTCTAG